One segment of Plasmodium gaboni strain SY75 chromosome 3, whole genome shotgun sequence DNA contains the following:
- a CDS encoding putative E3 ubiquitin-protein ligase, translating to MSENIENARDDNENEDRNEDRNEDRNNIFLYNNEISNEGGDSCNVLCLFLFFLSLFFIMIMSADNNTAHTFSSTANNNNNNNSNSNSSNSNNNNNNSNSKSKSIHNNNHININNHSSYNNNSDNDPPFKYRDSDYIYNDSFNDDEFLKKEENDKVMNDMLDNILIQCLHFKGVYKIKNKNNNIKEDIMFDMIEEDKHKDIENINYKKKTKNKNEQISHGTLEAKLVTLKLALNNVTKSYIFFYFNPYDNKNNNDNISIRNDIPKQYKYIGFNGININKENRYIFNGQGYNISTFCQIKNDINKKNDTYKYGYTNIYSNNNIGLNDNCLCNYTININQYINKYESVSLREVDESYLYSLKGYILDEQEYYKNYLQNEYIKLYKNYIDNIQKYYHTHYIDKENILHAHELGNINQEIIKNQSKLKDLKENNKEISYVTLKDVNQENGSMLKDNIENGYASNMVNSKSTTTNNNEDNHVYINKDNNVYINKDNNVYINKDNHVHLNDDNHVHFNDDNHVHFNDDDNRATNTHYDGYIYSNNCNLLISFEGIDIDKKYISRKVLNFSVIFNIKSIIEISLFWSQIGTSGSIPGASRISLISICLNSLIDIFESLLILYEILLSKLLLIHFILMILLKFLLFTIMEVRYVLIVWKANHQHEINEGWEYMQRKLSKLYKYYYGSIFLLILIFYYVFPIFPYILLILYLCWLPQILLDIWRGQRNSIDIKFVSMLSLCRLYLPIYIYLYPHNIFELDTFSQLIDTSNVMFSILIIFIIFIQLIYMFLQRIYGPRYFVNIDLLPHVHNYYKTIDVNFEAGIPECVICMYDIILKPNKYCVTPCYHIFHEKCLQQWMDIKLECPTCRGPLPNFS from the coding sequence AGATAggaataatatttttttgtataacAACGAAATAAGTAACGAGGGTGGTGATTCATGCAATgtattatgtttatttctttttttcctttccttattttttattatgattatgAGTGCTGATAATAATACTGCACATACATTTTCAAGCACAGCaaacaacaacaataataataatagtaatagtaatagtagtaatagtaataataataataataatagtaacAGTAAAAGTAAAAGTATTCATAATAACAATCATATCAATATTAATAATCATAGtagttataataataattctgATAACGATCCTCCTTTTAAATATAGAGACAGTGATTACATTTATAATGATAGCTTTAATGATGATGAGttcttaaaaaaagaagaaaatgataagGTTATGAACGATATGttagataatatattaatacaatGCTTACATTTTAAAGGagtttataaaataaaaaataagaacAATAACATAAAAGAAGATATCATGTTTGATATGATTGAAGAAGACAAACATAAagatatagaaaatataaattataaaaaaaaaacaaaaaataaaaatgagCAGATTTCTCATGGAACGCTAGAAGCTAAATTGGTTACCTTAAAATTAGCACTTAATAATGTTACAAAgtcttatatatttttttattttaatccttatgataataaaaataataatgataatatatcCATACGAAATGATATTCCTAAgcaatataaatatataggATTTAATGgcataaatataaataaagaaaatagatatatttttaatggTCAAGGTTATAACATCTCAACATTTTgtcaaataaaaaatgatataaataaaaagaatgatacatataaatatggatatacaaatatatatagtaataataatattggACTAAATGATAATTGCCTTTGTAATTACACcataaatattaatcagtatattaataaatacGAATCAGTATCTCTAAGAGAAGTTGATGAATCCTATCTATACTCTCTCAAAGGATATATCCTAGATGAAcaagaatattataaaaattatttacaaaatgaatatatcaaactttataaaaattacatcgataatatacaaaaatattatcatacACATTATATCGACaaggaaaatattttacatgCACATGAACTCggaaatataaatcaagaaattataaagaatCAATCCAAATTAAAAGATTtgaaagaaaataataaagaaatatcTTATGTCACTTTAAAAGATGTAAATCAAGAAAATGGTAGTATGCTTAAAGATAACATTGAAAATGGATATGCTTCCAATATGGTTAATAGTAAAAGCACTActacaaataataatgagGATAACCatgtttatattaataaagataacaatgtttatattaataaagataacaatgtttatattaataaagaTAACCATGTCCATTTGAATGATGATAACCATGTCCATTTTAATGATGATAACCATGTCCATTTTAATGATGATGACAATCGTGCTACCAATACACATTATgatggatatatatattccaaCAACTGTAATTTACTCATTTCCTTTGAAGGTATAGACattgataaaaaatatatatcaagAAAAGTTTTGAATTTCTCAgttatatttaatataaaatctATTATAGAAATAAGCTTATTCTGGAGTCAAATAGGAACGAGTGGGTCCATTCCAGGAGCATCGAGAATTTCTTTAATATCCATATGTTTAAATTCTCTTATAGATATTTTTGAATCcttattaattttatatgaaatattattatcaaaattattattaatacattttattttaatgatattattaaaatttttattatttactATAATGGAAGTTAGATATGTCCTTATTGTATGGAAAGCTAATCATCAGCATGAAATAAATGAAGGATGGGAGTACATGCAAAGGAAATTAAgtaaattatataaatattattatggtagtatttttttattaattcttatattttattatgtattccctatatttccatatatcttattaatattatatttatgttgGTTACCacaaatattattagatATATGGAGAGGACAAAGAAATTCCATAGATATTAAATTTGTTTCTATGTTATCTTTATGTCGTTTATATTTACCtatctatatttatttatatccaCATAATATTTTCGAGTTAGATACATTCTCTCAACTTATAGATACATCTAATGTCATGTTTAGCATacttataatttttattatattcatacAATTAATCTATATGTTCTTACAAAGAATTTATGGACCTAGATATTTTGTTAATATAGATCTATTACCACATGTTCATAACTATTATAAAACTATAGATGTCAATTTTGAAGCAGGAATACCAGAATGTGTTATATGCATgtatgatattatattaaaacCAAACAAATATTGTGTAACTCCATGCtatcatatatttcatGAGAAGTGTTTGCAACAGTGGATGGATATCAAACTGGAGTGCCCAACTTGTCGTGGTCCCCTCCCGAATTTTTCGTGA